Proteins from a genomic interval of Fundulus heteroclitus isolate FHET01 chromosome 21, MU-UCD_Fhet_4.1, whole genome shotgun sequence:
- the LOC105935332 gene encoding proteasome maturation protein, with the protein MNSRGLRSQLKDSVPVAGLCPQGAYGVQDSLRSGFTSIKNELLPSHPLELSEKNFRLNQDKMNFSTLRNIQGLHAPLKLQMEYRAARQIQRLPFLPSSNLALDTLRGSDESIGFEDILCDPTQSEVIGEPHTMVEYKLGLL; encoded by the exons ATG AACAGCCGCGGACTCCGATCTCAGCTCAAAGACAGTGTGCCTGTGGCAGGACTGTGTCCACAGGGGGCCTATGGGGTGCAGGACTCTCTGCGGAGCGG CTTCACAAGTATAAAGAATGAGCTTCTTCCAAGCCACCCACTGGAGCTGTCCGAAAAGAAT TTCCGGCTCAACCAGGACAAGATGAATTTCTCTACGCTCAGAAACATCCAGGGTCTTCATGCTCCGCTCAAGTTGCAGATGGAGTACAGGGCAGCCAGACAG ATCCAGCGTCTGCCCTTCTTACCAAGCTCCAACTTGGCTCTCGACACCCTGCGAGGGAGTGATGAATCTATCGGCTTCGAGGACATCCTCTGTG ATCCGACCCAGAGTGAAGTGATAGGGGAGCCTCACACGATGGTCGAATACAAACTTGGATTGCTGTGA
- the c21h11orf65 gene encoding protein MFI isoform X2, whose amino-acid sequence METFNSQKEEAQNGRQDALQQIAAKIIQRAWRRYVCKEVFRHIQKLIHHCNQQDPQTILRTVNPREAELLDAAAGVAFPPKVYYKIYTYRPIVDLCSSSPRDYYQLGRKKLFVQKSDPAPKRTEESGWYKRVENNNWRLFCCKAVGSNEPIETGVNKKIDFHPSRMQRKQDVSKWKKRKKIEWLKQMYREGRLQAHSDQAHMTTLGGSSAQEVMEATEEKGDDEMLDWDLDELLSWTNSLNFEEYIAEWQQLGCSHTSELGKDHLLCTPIYMT is encoded by the exons ATGG AAACCTTTAATTCACAGAAAGAGGAGGCACAGAATGGCCGTCAGGACGCTCTGCAGCAGATAGCAGCAAAAATTATTCAGAGGGCCTGGAGAAGATATGTG TGCAAAGAGGTCTTCAGGCACATCCAGAAGTTGATCCACCACTGCAATCAACAGGATCCACAGACAATCCTCCGGACTGTCAATCCTCGAGAG GCGGAGCTGCTAGATGCTGCTGCAGGG GTCGCTTTTCCTCCCAAGGTCTATTACAAGATCTACACCTATCGGCCCATTGTGGATCTATGCTCAAGCAGCCCGAGGGACTACTATCAGCTCGGGCGTAAGAAGCTGTTTGTACAGAAGAGTGATCCAGCCCCGAAGCGGACTGAGGAATCGGGTTGGTATAAACGTGTAGAGAACAACAACTGGAGGCTGTTCTGTTGCaag GCGGTCGGCAGCAATGAACCCATAGAGACGGGTGTCAACAAGAAAATAGACTTTCATCCTTCCAGGATGCAGCGGAAACAGGATGTGAGCAAAtggaagaaaaggaagaagatCGAGTGGCTGAAGCAGAT GTACAGGGAGGGCCGCCTGCAGGCTCATTCAGATCAGGCTCACATGACGACTCTGGGTGGGAGCTCAGCTCAGGAAGTGATGGAGGCCACTGAAGAGAAAGGAGACGATGAAATGCTGGATTGGGACCTGGACGAGCTGTTGAGCTGGACTAACAGTCTGAACTTTGAGGA GTACATTGCGGAGTGGCAACAACTGGGCTGCAGTCACACATCTGAGCTAGGAAAAG ATCATCTATTATGTACGCCGATATACATGACTTGA
- the c21h11orf65 gene encoding protein MFI isoform X1 has translation METFNSQKEEAQNGRQDALQQIAAKIIQRAWRRYVCKEVFRHIQKLIHHCNQQDPQTILRTVNPREAELLDAAAGVFIRFRLGGVAFPPKVYYKIYTYRPIVDLCSSSPRDYYQLGRKKLFVQKSDPAPKRTEESGWYKRVENNNWRLFCCKAVGSNEPIETGVNKKIDFHPSRMQRKQDVSKWKKRKKIEWLKQMYREGRLQAHSDQAHMTTLGGSSAQEVMEATEEKGDDEMLDWDLDELLSWTNSLNFEEYIAEWQQLGCSHTSELGKDHLLCTPIYMT, from the exons ATGG AAACCTTTAATTCACAGAAAGAGGAGGCACAGAATGGCCGTCAGGACGCTCTGCAGCAGATAGCAGCAAAAATTATTCAGAGGGCCTGGAGAAGATATGTG TGCAAAGAGGTCTTCAGGCACATCCAGAAGTTGATCCACCACTGCAATCAACAGGATCCACAGACAATCCTCCGGACTGTCAATCCTCGAGAG GCGGAGCTGCTAGATGCTGCTGCAGGGGTATTTATCCGGTTTCGACTTGGGGGG GTCGCTTTTCCTCCCAAGGTCTATTACAAGATCTACACCTATCGGCCCATTGTGGATCTATGCTCAAGCAGCCCGAGGGACTACTATCAGCTCGGGCGTAAGAAGCTGTTTGTACAGAAGAGTGATCCAGCCCCGAAGCGGACTGAGGAATCGGGTTGGTATAAACGTGTAGAGAACAACAACTGGAGGCTGTTCTGTTGCaag GCGGTCGGCAGCAATGAACCCATAGAGACGGGTGTCAACAAGAAAATAGACTTTCATCCTTCCAGGATGCAGCGGAAACAGGATGTGAGCAAAtggaagaaaaggaagaagatCGAGTGGCTGAAGCAGAT GTACAGGGAGGGCCGCCTGCAGGCTCATTCAGATCAGGCTCACATGACGACTCTGGGTGGGAGCTCAGCTCAGGAAGTGATGGAGGCCACTGAAGAGAAAGGAGACGATGAAATGCTGGATTGGGACCTGGACGAGCTGTTGAGCTGGACTAACAGTCTGAACTTTGAGGA GTACATTGCGGAGTGGCAACAACTGGGCTGCAGTCACACATCTGAGCTAGGAAAAG ATCATCTATTATGTACGCCGATATACATGACTTGA